The Halictus rubicundus isolate RS-2024b chromosome 3, iyHalRubi1_principal, whole genome shotgun sequence genome includes a region encoding these proteins:
- the LOC143352425 gene encoding organic cation transporter protein-like has product MLQMALKEHSFVDVIQNAMGVMGPWHIVIAVALSLVKFPVAWHQLSIVFLAPPTNFSCAAPISTTNESTIMKCFIDIGNGTMEKCTSFKYDKRIFKESIITQWDLVCDREQLANFAQTCTMFGVLVGNLVFSIMADRIGRKKPLMLAIALQSITGFMSAFVSWYELFLIFKFISAIATGGTMLVSFVLLMEIVGVEWRSTLSVLFHVPFLLGHLMNPLISYLTHTWDGFQMAVSIPSIFLLSYYWIIPESPRWLLAVGKLSEAEQILLKAAYRNKIPIENVKTAIDTYEAAAKIRHKHAEEKYSIKHLFRTPNLRLKTICICINWFVCGGCFFGLAQYMGYLDGNIFVNVAVSAAMELPGTIIVLFLISRVSRLRILISGNILSGVSLILLTVISDSTLTVCLATLGLAGMALSFPTVYLYSSEAFPTVIRNVGIGLGSVCARTGSMIAPYIATMGKIEPWLPPVIFGIGPLIGAALCFFLPETMNCKLPETIEDGENFGKKKNRRNT; this is encoded by the exons ATGCTTCAAATGGCGTTGAAAG aacaTTCGTTCGTGGATGTCATACAAAATGCAATGGGTGTTATGGGCCCATGGCATATTGTGATAGCAGTAGCACTTTCTCTCGTAAAATTTCCAGTTGCATGGCATCAGCTATCAATAGTATTTCTCGCACCTCCAACTAATTTTTCGTGTGCTGCACCAATATCAACAACCAATGAATCTACTATAATGAAATGCTTCATAGATATCGGGAACGGTACTATGGAAAAGTGTACAAGCTTCAAATACGACAAACGCATATTCAAAGAGAGCATTATAACTCAA TGGGACTTAGTCTGCGATAGAGAACAACTAGCAAATTTTGCACAGACTTGCACGATGTTTGGAGTCCTTGTTGGTAACTTAGTATTCAGTATAATGGCTGATCG AATTGGTAGAAAGAAACCACTGATGCTTGCAATAGCATTGCAGTCAATAACTGGATTTATGAGTGCATTTGTTTCTTGGTATgagttatttttaatatttaaatttatctcTGCTATAGCCACTGGCGGTACTATGCTGGTTAGCTTTGTTTTGC TCATGGAGATTGTGGGAGTTGAATGGCGCTCAACTTTGTCGGTACTCTTTCATGTGCCATTCTTGTTAGGCCATTTAATGAACCCTTTAATCTCGTACTTAACCCATACATGGGACGGATTCCAAATGGCAGTTTCTATACCTTCTATCTTCTTATTGTCATACTACTG GATTATACCTGAATCACCAAGATGGTTACTTGCTGTTGGAAAACTATCAGAAGCAGAGCAAATCTTGCTTAAAGCAGCTTATAGAAATAAGATACCTATAGAGAATGTTAAAACAGCAATTGATACGTATGAAGCTGCTGCCAAAATCAGACACAAACACGCCGAAGAGAAATACAGTATCAAACATTTGTTTAGGACTCCAAATTTAAGACTGAAGACGATTTGTATATGTATTAATTGGTTTGTTTGCGGTGGTTGCTTCTTTGGGCTGGCACAGTACATGGGCTACCTTGATGGCAACATTTTTGTGAACGTTGCTGTATCAG CTGCCATGGAACTGCCTGGAACTATAATAGTCCTTTTTCTGATATCACGTGTATCACGCTTAAGGATTTTAATAAGCGGCAATATTTTGTCAGGTGTAAGCCTGATCCTGTTAACTGTAATATCAGATTCTACCTTGACAGTGTGTCTAGCTACTTTAGGTCTTGCAGGAATGGCACTCAGTTTTCCGACCGTGTATCTATATAGCAGTGAAGCGTTTCCAACCGTAATTAGAAACGTTGGTATCGGATTAGGAAGTGTTTGTGCAAGAACTGGAAGCATGATCGCACCCTACATAGCTACCATG GGAAAAATCGAACCTTGGTTGCCACCAGTGATATTTGGCATTGGACCATTAATTGGCGCTGCGTTGTGCTTTTTTTTACCAGAAACAATGAACTGCAAATTACCTGAAACTATCGAAGATGGTGAAAATTTCGGAAA GAAAAAGAACAGAAGAAATACATGA
- the LOC143352424 gene encoding WD repeat and HMG-box DNA-binding protein 1 isoform X2, giving the protein MPLIKKPMRYAHPEGHTDVCYFTGEKKGLVTCGSDGDVRSWLNLMDDDPAASCVSEQAISVISKNGKIFVGNDNNTVQILNYPDLEKEGIVTRFSAPVSALATTKNSNIIVSGSCDMRIHVTDINTSDNTELFGHEAPILGLSLDPKEEFVASSSADGSIRVWNIKEKRVANVWNNIVPKCNSFFIAKAYCTPSFQSTDGSCLAYPHMKDVVVVERASWKELFHLKCINIKSEISICKYSECGMYIAASTVNGEIIVWNAKTKGLIGYIEHQQNTKITSLAWNFDGSDEIAFCDHLGQLGCLDVIFSEKPNGNEEAVETNGDIREDDLGLPDEEDDDGENVISLEKIKASVNLEDDQKSHSDAESVKQRIQENIFGPEINLQPPFQPGSSPAHLLSRFMVWNDTGMVRCFTGEDGDESSIEVEFHDATIHRSMHINNYLRHTIAALSPHALVLNCPSSSDTPSKLVVIALQGWGSGNKEWFMDFPDDEEGHCVAAGDTFVALATSKRNLRLFTVGGTQREIISLPGPVVAMNGFRNALVIAYHNGIGASGDQNMNLLWIQIRGLTLYSRRLSLPLSPSSELMWIGLSDLGSPAIMDADDVVRVYNKKSSLWKVASDLSGQSKGKADHYFIIGISEQQSIARCVLCKGSHYPPTTPRPVITEVSLLPPVCEFGSEKSEKELKLWKLGSNPADENETVLALFALACRSNLEYRAVELCEQIASGKVIELAIKYARRMSKMALSNKLESIADVKEEEKEREQEVTQDNDIEESKSDDEVQNDEVEESTISLDIQKKPDVEIKPLSMSGALSMKRNNPFLKSGNSPSNKGLAGLEITPEKPQKLLAPIPTKSKTKETKDGPKKETFIGWYAKNKKSLQQEFPELSPADLTKQALARYKEKDATPQKQGVFTRIYNLMVCPIVRITLKHLWKMWIVLTIMCDR; this is encoded by the exons atgccACTAATAAAGAAACCTATGCGTTATGCACATCCAGAAGGACACACGGATGTTTGTTATTTTACCGGTGAAAA GAAAGGCCTCGTTACTTGTGGCTCCGATGGAGATGTACGATCCTGGTTAAATTTAATGGACGATGACCCGGCTGCAAGTTGTGTTTCAGAACAAGCTATATCAGTAATATCAAAG aatggaaaaatatttgttggtAATGATAATAACACAGTTCAAATACTGAATTATCCTGACCTTGAAAAGGAAGGAATAGTTACCAGATTTTCAGCACCTGTATCAGCATTAGCAACAACGAAAAacagtaatattatagtatcaGGATCATG TGACATGAGGATACATGTTACGGACATCAATACATCGGATAACACAGAGCTCTTTGGTCACGAAGCACCAATATTAGGTTTATCATTGGATCCTAAGGAAGAGTTTGTG gCGTCGTCAAGTGCAGATGGATCGATAAGAGTATGGAACATTAAAGAGAAACGTGTTGCCAATGTTTGGAACAACATTGTACCCAAATGTAATTCATTTTTTATAGCGAAAGCATATTGTACTCCCTCCTTTCAATCTACAGATGGAAGTTGTCTTGCATATCCACATATGAAAGATGTAGTTGTAGTAGAAAGAGCTTCTTGGAAAGagttgtttcatttaaaatgtattaataTAAAAAGT GAAATTAGTATCTGTAAATATTCTGAATGTGGTATGTACATTGCTGCGAGCACTGTAAACGGTGAGATAATTGTTTGGAATGCAAAAACGAAAGGTTTAATTGGGTATATTGAGCATCAGCAGAATACTAAAATCACGTCACTGGCTTGGAATTTCGATGGATCAGATGAAATTGCGTTTTGTGATCATTTAGGCCAATTAGGATGCCTCGATGTG ATATTTTCTGAGAAACCTAATGGCAATGAAGAAGCGGTAGAAACGAATGGGGATATAAGAGAGGATGATCTTGGTTTACCGGATGAGGAAGACGATGACGGAGAAAATGTTATATCTTTAGAAAAAATTAAAGCGTCTGTGAACCTTGAAGACGATCAGAAGAGCCATTCTGATGCAGAATCTGTGAAACAACGaatacaagaaaatattttcggaCCGGAAATTAATTTACAACCACCGTTTCAACCTGGTTCATCCCCGGCTCATTTATTATCTCGTTTCATG GTTTGGAACGATACTGGCATGGTGAGATGTTTTACTGGCGAAGATGGGGATGAGTCTAGTATCGAAGTTGAATTTCATGATGCTACAATTCATCGTAGCATGCacatcaataattatttaagacATACTATAGCAGCTTTATCGCCACACGCACTCGTATTGAATTGTCCCTCGAGTAGTGATACGCCAAGTAAACTCGTTGTGATAGCGTTACAGG GTTGGGGTTCTGGGAACAAAGAATGGTTCATGGATTTCCCAGATGATGAAGAAGGACATTGTGTTGCCGCTGGCGATACGTTCGTTGCACTAGCAACATCGAAAAGGAATTTAAGGCTTTTTACAGTCGGAGGCACGCAACGTGAAATCATATCTTTACCGGGTCCTGTGGTCGCAATGAATGGGTTTAGAAATGCTCTAGTAATTGCTTATCATAATGGAATAG GTGCATCCGGTGATCAAAATATGAATCTACTATGGATTCAAATTCGTGGCCTAACTTTATACAGTCGAAGATTGTCTCTTCCACTGTCTCCTTCGTCAGAACTTATGTGGATAGGACTGTCCGACCTTGGATCTCCTGCCATCATGGATGCTGATGATGTCGTTAGAGTATACAACAAGAAATCGTCTCTTTGGAAAGTTGCTAGCGACTTGAGTGGACAA TCTAAGGGCAAAGCAGATCACTATTTCATCATTGGAATCAGCGAGCAGCAGAGCATTGCTCGTTGTGTTTTATGCAAAGGAAGTCATTATCCGCCAACTACACCTCGTCCTGTAATAACTGAAGTATCTTTACTTCCGCCGGTATGCGAATTCGGAAGCGAAAAGTCGGAGAAAGAATTGAAACTGTGGAAATTGGGTAGCAATCCTGCAGATGAGAACGAAACAGTGCTGGCTCTGTTTGCG CTTGCTTGCAGAAGTAATTTGGAATACCGAGCAGTGGAACTATGCGAACAAATCGCTTCCGGGAAAGTCATAGAATTGGCAATCAAGTATGCGAGAAGAATGAGCAAAATGGCTTTGTCGAATAAACTAGAGTCTATCGCCGATgtaaaggaagaagaaaaagaaagagaacagGAGGTCACTCAAGATAACGATATAGAGGAAAGCAAAAGCGACGATGAAGTCCAAAATGATGAGGTTGAGGAATCTACGATTTCGTTGGATATTCAAAAGAAACCGGACGTAGAAATCAAACCTTTGTCCATGAGCGGAGCGCTGTCGATGAAGAGGAATAATCCATTTTTGAAAAGTGGAAACTCGCCTTCGAATAAAG GTCTAGCTGGATTAGAAATCACTCCAGAAAAGCCACAAAAGTTGTTGGCACCCATCCCTACGAAATCAAAAACGAAGGAGACGAAGGATGGCCCGAAAAAGGAAACGTTTATCGGTTGGTACGCCAAGAACAAGAAAAGTTTGCAACAAGAATTTCCCGAATTGAGTCCTGCCGATTTAACGAAACAGGCGTTGGCAAGATACAAGGAAAAGGATGCGACACCACAAAAGCAAG GGGTGTTTACtcgtatttataatttaatggtGTGTCCTATTGTAAGGATTACGTTGAAACATTTGTGGAAAATGTGGATCGTGTTAACAATAATGTGTGATCGTTAA
- the LOC143352424 gene encoding WD repeat and HMG-box DNA-binding protein 1 isoform X1 translates to MPLIKKPMRYAHPEGHTDVCYFTGEKKGLVTCGSDGDVRSWLNLMDDDPAASCVSEQAISVISKNGKIFVGNDNNTVQILNYPDLEKEGIVTRFSAPVSALATTKNSNIIVSGSCDMRIHVTDINTSDNTELFGHEAPILGLSLDPKEEFVASSSADGSIRVWNIKEKRVANVWNNIVPKCNSFFIAKAYCTPSFQSTDGSCLAYPHMKDVVVVERASWKELFHLKCINIKSEISICKYSECGMYIAASTVNGEIIVWNAKTKGLIGYIEHQQNTKITSLAWNFDGSDEIAFCDHLGQLGCLDVIFSEKPNGNEEAVETNGDIREDDLGLPDEEDDDGENVISLEKIKASVNLEDDQKSHSDAESVKQRIQENIFGPEINLQPPFQPGSSPAHLLSRFMVWNDTGMVRCFTGEDGDESSIEVEFHDATIHRSMHINNYLRHTIAALSPHALVLNCPSSSDTPSKLVVIALQGWGSGNKEWFMDFPDDEEGHCVAAGDTFVALATSKRNLRLFTVGGTQREIISLPGPVVAMNGFRNALVIAYHNGIGASGDQNMNLLWIQIRGLTLYSRRLSLPLSPSSELMWIGLSDLGSPAIMDADDVVRVYNKKSSLWKVASDLSGQSKGKADHYFIIGISEQQSIARCVLCKGSHYPPTTPRPVITEVSLLPPVCEFGSEKSEKELKLWKLGSNPADENETVLALFALACRSNLEYRAVELCEQIASGKVIELAIKYARRMSKMALSNKLESIADVKEEEKEREQEVTQDNDIEESKSDDEVQNDEVEESTISLDIQKKPDVEIKPLSMSGALSMKRNNPFLKSGNSPSNKGLAGLEITPEKPQKLLAPIPTKSKTKETKDGPKKETFIGWYAKNKKSLQQEFPELSPADLTKQALARYKEKDATPQKQGTTEPAESKKRKLSPDGEQNKPKRSSSTVLSSFAFG, encoded by the exons atgccACTAATAAAGAAACCTATGCGTTATGCACATCCAGAAGGACACACGGATGTTTGTTATTTTACCGGTGAAAA GAAAGGCCTCGTTACTTGTGGCTCCGATGGAGATGTACGATCCTGGTTAAATTTAATGGACGATGACCCGGCTGCAAGTTGTGTTTCAGAACAAGCTATATCAGTAATATCAAAG aatggaaaaatatttgttggtAATGATAATAACACAGTTCAAATACTGAATTATCCTGACCTTGAAAAGGAAGGAATAGTTACCAGATTTTCAGCACCTGTATCAGCATTAGCAACAACGAAAAacagtaatattatagtatcaGGATCATG TGACATGAGGATACATGTTACGGACATCAATACATCGGATAACACAGAGCTCTTTGGTCACGAAGCACCAATATTAGGTTTATCATTGGATCCTAAGGAAGAGTTTGTG gCGTCGTCAAGTGCAGATGGATCGATAAGAGTATGGAACATTAAAGAGAAACGTGTTGCCAATGTTTGGAACAACATTGTACCCAAATGTAATTCATTTTTTATAGCGAAAGCATATTGTACTCCCTCCTTTCAATCTACAGATGGAAGTTGTCTTGCATATCCACATATGAAAGATGTAGTTGTAGTAGAAAGAGCTTCTTGGAAAGagttgtttcatttaaaatgtattaataTAAAAAGT GAAATTAGTATCTGTAAATATTCTGAATGTGGTATGTACATTGCTGCGAGCACTGTAAACGGTGAGATAATTGTTTGGAATGCAAAAACGAAAGGTTTAATTGGGTATATTGAGCATCAGCAGAATACTAAAATCACGTCACTGGCTTGGAATTTCGATGGATCAGATGAAATTGCGTTTTGTGATCATTTAGGCCAATTAGGATGCCTCGATGTG ATATTTTCTGAGAAACCTAATGGCAATGAAGAAGCGGTAGAAACGAATGGGGATATAAGAGAGGATGATCTTGGTTTACCGGATGAGGAAGACGATGACGGAGAAAATGTTATATCTTTAGAAAAAATTAAAGCGTCTGTGAACCTTGAAGACGATCAGAAGAGCCATTCTGATGCAGAATCTGTGAAACAACGaatacaagaaaatattttcggaCCGGAAATTAATTTACAACCACCGTTTCAACCTGGTTCATCCCCGGCTCATTTATTATCTCGTTTCATG GTTTGGAACGATACTGGCATGGTGAGATGTTTTACTGGCGAAGATGGGGATGAGTCTAGTATCGAAGTTGAATTTCATGATGCTACAATTCATCGTAGCATGCacatcaataattatttaagacATACTATAGCAGCTTTATCGCCACACGCACTCGTATTGAATTGTCCCTCGAGTAGTGATACGCCAAGTAAACTCGTTGTGATAGCGTTACAGG GTTGGGGTTCTGGGAACAAAGAATGGTTCATGGATTTCCCAGATGATGAAGAAGGACATTGTGTTGCCGCTGGCGATACGTTCGTTGCACTAGCAACATCGAAAAGGAATTTAAGGCTTTTTACAGTCGGAGGCACGCAACGTGAAATCATATCTTTACCGGGTCCTGTGGTCGCAATGAATGGGTTTAGAAATGCTCTAGTAATTGCTTATCATAATGGAATAG GTGCATCCGGTGATCAAAATATGAATCTACTATGGATTCAAATTCGTGGCCTAACTTTATACAGTCGAAGATTGTCTCTTCCACTGTCTCCTTCGTCAGAACTTATGTGGATAGGACTGTCCGACCTTGGATCTCCTGCCATCATGGATGCTGATGATGTCGTTAGAGTATACAACAAGAAATCGTCTCTTTGGAAAGTTGCTAGCGACTTGAGTGGACAA TCTAAGGGCAAAGCAGATCACTATTTCATCATTGGAATCAGCGAGCAGCAGAGCATTGCTCGTTGTGTTTTATGCAAAGGAAGTCATTATCCGCCAACTACACCTCGTCCTGTAATAACTGAAGTATCTTTACTTCCGCCGGTATGCGAATTCGGAAGCGAAAAGTCGGAGAAAGAATTGAAACTGTGGAAATTGGGTAGCAATCCTGCAGATGAGAACGAAACAGTGCTGGCTCTGTTTGCG CTTGCTTGCAGAAGTAATTTGGAATACCGAGCAGTGGAACTATGCGAACAAATCGCTTCCGGGAAAGTCATAGAATTGGCAATCAAGTATGCGAGAAGAATGAGCAAAATGGCTTTGTCGAATAAACTAGAGTCTATCGCCGATgtaaaggaagaagaaaaagaaagagaacagGAGGTCACTCAAGATAACGATATAGAGGAAAGCAAAAGCGACGATGAAGTCCAAAATGATGAGGTTGAGGAATCTACGATTTCGTTGGATATTCAAAAGAAACCGGACGTAGAAATCAAACCTTTGTCCATGAGCGGAGCGCTGTCGATGAAGAGGAATAATCCATTTTTGAAAAGTGGAAACTCGCCTTCGAATAAAG GTCTAGCTGGATTAGAAATCACTCCAGAAAAGCCACAAAAGTTGTTGGCACCCATCCCTACGAAATCAAAAACGAAGGAGACGAAGGATGGCCCGAAAAAGGAAACGTTTATCGGTTGGTACGCCAAGAACAAGAAAAGTTTGCAACAAGAATTTCCCGAATTGAGTCCTGCCGATTTAACGAAACAGGCGTTGGCAAGATACAAGGAAAAGGATGCGACACCACAAAAGCAAGGTACCACAGAACCCGCAGAATCCAAGAAAAGGAAGTTGAGTCCCGATGGTGAACAAAACAAACCGAAAAGATCTTCCAGTACAGTTCTTAGCTCATTCGCTTTCGGCTGA
- the Tom20 gene encoding translocase of outer membrane 20: MTMISKAAMGIAVGIAGLFVGYCFYFDQKRRSDPDFKKKLRERRKIRKQAQKANSRLPDMKDHEGVQRFFIQEIQLGEEKLMYGDVDGGVVHLSNAVAICGQPTQLLQVLQKTLPPQVFHLVLQRLPSVGQKLVSQTGMAEEDVE, encoded by the exons ATGACGATGATTTCGAAGGCTGCAATGGGTATTGCTGTTGGCATAGCAGGACTATTTGTTGGATATTGCTTTTATTTCGACCAAAAGCGTCGCAGTGATCCAGATTTCAAAAAGAAATTGCGTGAAC GAAGAAAGATTAGAAAGCAGGCTCAAAAAGCTAATTCAAGACTTCCTGATATGAAAGACCATGAAGGTGTACAAAGATTTTTCATACAAGAA ATTCAGCTTGGAGAAGAGAAACTTATGTACGGAGATGTGGATGGTGGAGTTGTACATTTATCTAATGCAGTCGCAATCTGTGGACAACCGACACAATTGTTGCAAGTTCTTCAAAAGACACTGCCACCACAAGTTTTCCACCTTGTACTTCAACGATTACCTTCTGTTGGTCAG AAACTAGTATCACAAACTGGAATGGCTGAGGAAGATGTTGaataa
- the L(3)02640 gene encoding porphobilinogen deaminase-like protein l(3)02640, giving the protein MTSAETRDVIRVGSRKSELALIQTRHVIECLKEYHPKKEFEIVTMSTKGDKILDKSLPKIGEKSLFTEELELALENGRVDFVVHSLKDLPTSLPEGMALGAILKREDPRDAVVMSKKYKDKTLSTLPEGCIIGTSSLRRSAQLARNMPHLKVENIRGNLNTRLKKLDDENGPYAAIILAAAGLKRMIWEDRISQLLEPEDTLYAVGQGALGVECRESDLKLLPLLEPLYDVETTIKCVCERSFLKTLGGGCSAPVAVSSKLEDKELTITGAVWSLDGQEEIKDTLTSTLYIPDDDGKPPRKCPYREPKLYCSVTPGKVSSLSLMGAEQLGKDLAKCLIKKNALQVMAQARNEILNTK; this is encoded by the exons ATGACGAGCGCGGAGACACGTGACGTAATCCGTGTCGGATCTCGGAAAAGCGAG TTGGCATTAATTCAGACTAGGCATGTTATAGAATGTTTAAAAGAATATCACCCGAAGAAGGAGTTCGAAATAG ttACAATGTCTACCAAAGGAGATAAGATCCTGGACAAATCTTTACCAAAAATTGGGGAGAAGTCATTGTTTACAGAGGAATTAGAGCTAGCTTTAGAAAATGGCCGCGTTGACTTTGTGGTACATTCATTAAAAGATTTACCTACATCTCTGCCAGAGGGAATGGCTCTTGGTGCAATATTAAA GCGTGAAGATCCACGCGATGCAGTTGTTATGtctaaaaaatataaagataaAACATTATCAACCTTGCCCGAAGGTTGTATAATTGGCACTAGTTCGTTACGTAGGTCAGCTCAGTTAGCTAGAAATATGCCACACTTAAAAGTAGAAAATATTCGTGGTAACTTAAATACTAGATTAAAAAAGCTGGATGATGAGAATGGACCCTATGCAGCTATTATTTTGGCAGCTGCTGGCTTGAAGAGAATGATTTGGGAAGACAGGATAAGTCAG cTATTGGAACCGGAGGATACACTATATGCTGTGGGTCAAGGTGCATTAGGAGTCGAATGTCGGGAATCGGATTTGAAATTACTGCCTCTTTTAGAACCTCTGTATGACGTGGAAACAACAATAAAATGTGTATGCGAACGTTCTTTCTTGAAAACATTAGGCGGTGGATGTTCCGCACCAGTCGCGGTATCTTCGAAATTGGAAGATAAAGAGCTTACTATTACCGGTGCAGTATGGTCTCTGGATGGACAAGAAgaaatcaaagatactttgaCAAGTACCCTTTATATACCCGATGACGACGGCAAACCTCCAAG GAAATGTCCGTATCGTGAACCGAAGCTGTACTGTAGCGTTACACCCGGTAAAGTAAGCAGTCTAAGCTTAATGGGTGCTGAACAACTAGGAAAAGATCTTGCAAAGTGCCTTATAAAGAAAAATGCTCTGCAAGTGATGGCTCAGGCgagaaatgaaattttgaatACGAAATAG